ttattcagcaagttattatattattattattattattatcattattatttttgttaaataTATTCTTCTCTGTATGTTGAGAAAATGTATCTAATACAGTAAGCTCCtacacttggcgaattaattagtctgacAAAACTACCACCAAATGTGAATTTTACCAAGCACGAgttttttataccatataaattgcctaaaaaatgcctcaatcagtctttggtcattgccaaagtccctcttttgacacCTAAAgtaccatctttccttcctttatcgtcttgataattttctccttttcactcacaCCGTATGATTTGTGATGCTTTCCTCGTCTGTACTCCTGTTTTTCCACCCatttccctcgcccactttcgtccttgctgccaccaccattgttctTACCCACAtcggtaccacctgttgcgctggtagaggccatgttggtggTAACTTGCCAAAATTCGTTCCCacactagcagaacagagggtagtaCAAGCAAAATGgttgaaggggactctcacactgcgttctgataggtttagagagaggtccgACGTCACCGGGGAGCTGTGTGGTTTGCCGTGTGGCTGCcaggggaccgccaagtttgaattcaaattgccaagcgtgcactcagtggtccgtggccaccctaccgtcaaaggtgaatttcgccaagctgagattcgccaagtgtgggggcttactgtagtgTGAATATGTGGTTCCCTGTCTGATGTAGAAAACTGATAATGAAAGAGTATTGTTTTCAGCTGAAGCTCCAAGGATTGTATTGTGAAGGAAAGCTAAACCTTTTGAGTCTTGTGCAGTATTCCAACCTGGCTCTCACTTCTCTTCTAGATACCTTCCACAACACCCACAGCCATACTCATACAGGTAGGTTTGCCAAGTGTATGTTATTCATATTATTCTCATGTTGGATTATTTTCACTATAGTATTGTCTTACCATGTGAGATTTTCATTCACACTCACATGGAGTAAGATTTTCTTGATGCAAACTTGAAATTTGAagtttttcgagtattaaaataACGACAAAGTTACTTCAGTCATGGAAGTCACTACTGTATACAATAGACAGTAGATATGAATTTGCTTATTTTGGCTGTACTAATTCTTGATTGTTTATGGTTGTTCATCTTATGATAATGAACATATGTGTAATGTTTCATGAAACAGAAGTACAACAATATTCTTCAAAGATTTGTACTGAATAAAAGATATATTTTACAACTCTTCAGCTTGAAATTTGCATGTACTTAATTCAAACTAGGCAAGTGTGGACTTTTATtgcctttcattcatttaattatcATTTTCTGAAATATCAAAAGTTACttgctctatttctcttttgtaGTTAGTTTCCCAGAATTGGATTTCAAATTGTAAGTATTCATCACCTATATGAAAATGATAGAGGAGATACTAATTATCATGTGTATCTGTAGTATTTGGGCGTTTGTCTTTATAACAGAACTTAGTAAAACAACCTAAAAAAACCTGAGTATGATGAAATTCATGATACAGTTTAAGTACATATAACAAGTATACTCATATACTCAGCTGATATGACATCGATCATTCTTATTTGTGTTCCACTACTTAATTATAAAAGTTAAATGcaacttttgccttttttttccagaatCACTTGATAAAATAAGAGCTCAGTCAGGGCAAGTGACAAGCCTTGATGAAACTATGAACCACCTCACTGACAATCTCAATACACTGCTGCCTTCATTCAACCAGTCCTTTTCATCCAGTTTTCTCAGTACATCAAGCTTGCTTACTTTTGAAAAGACTGCATTAGGTTAGTAtggtttgctttgttttttagaTTTTATTTTATAATGTTAGTATGGGTTGAAGTGCACAGTTGTTGAAAAGACTTCCTGATGTTTGGTGCTCTGTTGCCAGAATACTCGTATTCAACATAACATTTTAAGATTATCTTAGTAACTGGTTCCTTTACTAAATGCATtcaacttttctctccctctttatctaCCAAGAGTGATGTGACAATTTAGGATTAATTTACCTGTATATTCTTTCAATCTGTTCATTCAATCATGTTACTATGTAAGGGATCATAAATGTTTGGAAAtgtaagaattctctctctctctctctctctctctctctctctctctctctctctctctctctctctctctctctctctctctctctctctctctctctcaaaaattaaCTGTTGTCTTAAACATTACATTATATAGAAAAGTTGTTGAGTCCTTAGAAAAATACTGTAATTATGTTCAAGTCCACAGCTACATAACCTATTACGTGACTAGCAtttaaagaaagagacaaaaagtatAACACAAAGACAATTCCTTATTGTACTCTGATTTCTATGTGATATACTAGTTTTTAGTATAGTACATCTGCTATATAATGTAGAGTTAGGGAAAGTTAATTTTGAAGTATatagaatttttttcttttcctattataTTAACAATGTTTTATACCAACAGGAAAACCACAACTCTGCCCCCCAACACCACCTTTCACTTTACTGAACAAACCTATGCCCATGAATACAACCCATGTTCCACTCCGGCTCACTCCAAGTAAGGCTCCTCAAACACTAGTCAGATTCAGTGTCTGCCCTTGGTATAGGAAAATTGAGAATGATAAATAGTACTTTTTACTGTAATGATTTTTGATGTTTAGGAtcctgaaaaaaatgtatttgtctgtggcctttaacctcttcagcacagGGATGTACACATGTACGTTTTTTCTCGCTCCGTACACAGTACAGAGACGTATACGCATACGTCCTTTTCCATTGCAATCTTTATGGCTGAAGTAACAACATGTTTTAGCATGCTGGGTGGCTAGTTTATGGTCTGTGGATACTGTATTGTGCTCTGGGGGTTTCTCAAGCTCCGCCCACAATCCTGGGACCCAATGACATGCTGAGTTGTCAATGACGTCGGGCAACGTCACACGCCACTTACCAGAGTTTGCCTGCCCACGTGAagctttttgccatttttttgacattgaAATTATAGATAAGCTTTGTGATTGGATGAGCAAGAGTGCTGCTGAGTATTTTACTGTGACAAAAAAATGCAAGGTGAATGGACTGTTATGGAGGCCTGTGAATAGTAATGacatgtatgtgtttgtgagtTTGTTGATGGTTATGGGGGTAAATAAAATGCCCCGTATGTACATGTACAAGGCAAAAGACTTCATGGTGGGTGGCCATAAGATTTTTTGCAAGGGGAAAATGACTCGTTCAAGATTTCTGTGCCTTTTCAAGTTCCTAAGGTTTGCCAGCCCTGACAAGGTGAAGAACAGCCCCAAATCCAGAGTAAAGCCTTTTCTCAACCTACTGCAGCAACGAAGCCAGACTTTGCTCATTCCAGGCAAAGACATTGCTGTAGACGAAGCATTGCTGCTGTGGAAGGGCAGACTTGGATTCAAGCAATTTATCAAGACAAAACGTTCACGTTTTGGGATCAAAGTGTTCGTTCTGTGCCCCTCAGCTACAAATTGGATTGGCTACTCATGAAATTTTGAAGTTTATTATGGGAAGGACTCTTGTTTCTCCCTACCTGACAGTGCTTCCACGGACTTATCCATGTCAGAACAAGTGGTAGTGCACCTTTTGGGTGACCTGCTGGACAAGGGGCGATATGTGACAGACAACTGGTACACAATTTTGCGGCTTGGTAGCTACCTGCTCACCAGAGACATCTTACTCACTGGGGTTGTGCATGCCGATAGAGGACTATCCAAGATGCTCAAGAATGGACATAAACATTGTTGTTTATTATGTTGTAATGTTCATTATGTTTAGTATATTTATCATGGAGAAAACATTCATATTAATATGTTTTCTGTATTCATACTCAgattatatgaaagaaaatgacaatggGAGCAAATTATGTAAATGTGTTTGTGGTGCAAACATAGTGGGGGAGGGCAGAGGTGGGCGGGAGCATGAGCTGTATGCTGCTGCAGAAGGAGTTTTTCCGGgctgtgctgaaggggttaaacggaAAATATTGAATTAATATATTCTGAAGAAGTGAAGATCTTAAGAGGATTTCCATGGAGAACCTGGATATTTATTGTGTCTTTTAATGTTTAAATCAACCccacaccattctctctctctctctctctctctctctctctctctctctctctctctctctctctctctctctctctctctctctctctctctctctctctctctctatgcttgCATGCATACAGACAAATTGTTTTATTTAATACTGTTTTTGTTATAAAAGGTGTGCAACAACCTCCACCAAGACAAGTCAAGGATGGCTTCAATTTAACTCCAAGGAAGCTCCTGTGTGACATGGGGATGATCTATGCTAGCAGGAAGTCCCCCAAGGCAAATGTCATGTATTCTGCCAGCACTCATAAGGAAGACTCTGTATGTagtatttcagtgttttattctttatttgtttttttttctctctctctctctctctctctctctctctctctctctctctctctctctctctctctctctctctctctctctctctctctctctctctctctctcattttttgctGTATATCtataaaaagtagaaattatACTTTAGATACTTataattttctccctttcatttcttaATTTATGGATAATCCTTCTGCCTTGTTCCTTGAAAGGAAGATTTGTAGATTGATACTGCttacaagaataacaagatctACTAATGATTTTCAGTAACATGTATTTGAACTCTAGATCATGGTGATTGAAAGCATTAAAGAAGACACCTCAGAGCAAGGCCTGAGCATGGAAATGCTAATCCCTGATTTACGGGGCCAGTATCAACAGAAGAAAGAGCTAACTCTGCTTTCAAATGATCCAAGAACTTACCAGAAGCAAAGAGGTAAGACTTTTATtataacttactttttttttttttttttttctaatgtgtcAATGACCCTACTAATTTGAAGATGTAAAATTATTTTGGTGTTAGATATTATAGTAGTATTTTATGACTGCTAATTTACAATGTTAGGGTATTATGGTATAGaaagtgatagattaacagtCACTGAatacattgtaaaaaaaaaatttaagaatTCTTATAAATTGTTTTGTAGTTTTGAGGTCAGCCCATAGATCTATGTACAGGTCAAGCAGTCTTGTAGATTGATAGTAAGGAGCTAAATTCTTGGTTAATAACTAGAAGACTGCCTTGTTAGGagtgcattatttttttcttttaaggagcTAAATTCCTGGGTAGTAACTAGAAGATTGCCTGGTCAGGAGGAGTGCAATAATTTTATTGCACATAGAAATATCCAGATATGTACATATTTGAATTCTAAAGCCTCTTTTTGAGAGATTGCTGTAGTGTGTGGTCTGAGGAATTACAATTGTCAAAATGTATGCATATACTAATAGTATaatgtaatgttttcttttaggTATTGGTCATTCATTCTCCAAGAGATGTACTGAAAaatatgttgaaaaaaaagtcaaagcaCCCATAAAATTACTGTCTGAAACAATTCAAGATATGAAGAATTTAGGTACACCAGAAGAGACACAAGATATGAAATGCAGCATGGATCCAGTTGAATCTCATGATGATTCATTAATTGATAGGGTATGTaatatagatatttttttctaataattagTATATTTTTATCAAACTTTTATTATCAAAGTATTTATGAAAACCTTATAGAGTACTATACAAAACTGCTTTCTGgaataaaggagataaaaggtgttattattattattattattattattattattattattattattattattattattattattattattattattattattattattattattattattattattattattgttgttgtttttactattattattattattattatttttatcattattattattattattattattattattattattattattattattattataatagagTATTATGAATTTTGTGAATCTGTAGATATGATATATATTACATGATTAGCTTTATTCATAGGTGTGAAAATTAGAGTCACAGACATGGTTCAGTTATGCCCATTATTTGCAAtgtgtgactgactgaattCTGATATACCAGAAACATCAGAAGTAATTTTGTTCCACAGTTGGCAAATGGTATTGCTGAAGAACTATCTAAGTGTGATGGCAGTAGAAGCAAAGAAGTACTCAATTCATGGAATGAAACAGGGTGTAAAGATTCTCCTCTGaaatcaggtatttttttgttcatcGACAGATTTTCATGTTAACTTCTGAGCAAATTTCCAAATCATCTTTGGATTTGTCCTTTTGTTTTCACTTCATACTTAATTTTTTCATCTGTGTATGTGCTTCATGATTGTTGATATCTTTCAACTTTATGTTCTTCAGTCTTCTTATCTATGTCAAGAACTTCTTGTTCATTGGTAGTTCTTTATAGTAATTTTTCCTTAATGTAGACTTGCATTTGGATTTTCTCACAGGTACGCATTTTGGATATCTTTTCAAACTTGGATGTGAATTTTATTTCCACTTTTGCTTCAATGTCACCTTCCTATCAGTGCTTGCCAGTCAGTATTCAGTTTCTATCTCATCATGCCATAATCTTGTGTTTCatacaaatattcttttttgATAATGGACTTTTCCTTTGCTACAATGGCAATGTATGTCTAGTCACTTTGCTTAATGTGACTCATTTTAAACACCATCAATTACTGTATCTCCTTTCTGCTGATTATAATTAAGTCTGTAGTACTCCATTTACTCTCCCCTCAAAATCTTGTTAAATATTTTACATTTATTAATAACAGTATTCCACCAAAAATTGGCTCTTCATCAATTTAAAAGCTTACTTCCTGTAATGCTGTTACTTGTGGTGTCATTAGTTTCCAACAAATGTAATTAGTGATACTCATTaattctgttgttttctttgtttcagcaTCTACAGAAATCTCAAAAAATTCTGATGCCTTATCAGATGCTATACAGGATATGAATATTATAAAGAAATTTGAAAAATTGGACATAAGTAAAGAATGTCCACCAAATACAGTTTTTCAATTAAATTGCAGGCAAGCTGATGTCCAATTCCAGATAAAAAACCATGATTATTTACCCCTAAGtacaccaaacaaacaaaatggccCACTTTCAGAACACCAAGGCCATCTTGCTGATGTAACTTTAATCCCCAAAATTTTGCAGGATAATAAGTCTTTAGAAAGGAACACAAGCAATTCTCTAAAAAGTCTTTGCACTAGCCATGAGATGGTAGCTGGAGGTTCACCATTTAGTGATCAAAGATCTTGTGTAACAtcagaagagaggaatggatcAGTCCTCAGATTGGAAAGGAGGTGGCAAGATTCAACACCAAATCTTCAAGAGAGACTCCATTTTGTAACTCAGACACCTGTCAAAGATAATTGGTCCCCTGTTAGAACCAAAATACCTTCTAGATTTGATGGCTTGGATGTATCTCCACAAAGTAATTGTTTTGTTTCAAGCATACCTAGTGATATTTCTTGTGAAAACAGAAATCTAGGTGAACTCAGGTACCATTCCAAAGCAAAGTTAGATTTTTTGCTTAAATTGCAGAACTCTTCACATAAATATAATACTTTATTGTCCCAGGAAAATCCTCGAGTAACTACATCAAAACCAAGCTTTATGTCTTATGTTGAAAATCTTAGAAATTCACAGAAAACTATTTCATCAGAAGAGAAACATAAAGCAGAAGGAAATAATAGCCAAAATGTATTATGTAATAGCAATACTGAATATAAAGTCCCAGATACATATTCCAATGGCTGGCCTGAAACTGTGAGCAAGGAGTACTATGATAACTTTTCCAGAATGCAGACTTTACTGGATCTTGATGAAGATACTATCATTGACATCAATAGTTCCAAGGTAAGAATTTGTTGTGTAGCTGATGGCTTTCAAGTTTACTTAAAAGTCAAGTTAACATAATAATTATAGTTGTTAATCTTGAGAAATGTTTTGCATATTTGTCTAACAGAAGATTAATCAAATGTGTGTTACATGTTTAACAAAGGATTTGATACTCcaggtaaaaaaacaaaactttgGTTCTCTATATTTAGTGAGTAATAACAATATAGAGATAAGTCAATGAGCATGACTGCCTATATAATTGATGTTACTTAGGAAGTAATAATCTTTAAGAGCAATTATTAGGGAATAATTATTTTGATGCTTAGATCTGACATGAAAAATTATTCAGTGATGTaagttgtccttttttttttttttttttttttttttctctctctctctctctctctctctcttttttttttagcatgtcAAAGACTGGCTAGAACAAGATGAAGTATTTGTCAGTGCAGAGGATGCTGGCCAGCAATTTGAGGCTGAAAGAAGACAATCATTATCCCTCTTACCTGAGGCTTCTGTGTTTGATACTGTCACAGACTCCATCCTTAGTGGAGAAATGGATGTGGCACTGCTTACTGACAAGAATGTCAATAAACAGATACGAAGAGGTAAGAGAGCTAAATTACAAACATTTTTCTAAGTGACAGAAATCTGCATATGGTAAATCCTGCACACATCATTTACGTTCTTAATCCTATTGTCCCCTAATGGAAAGTGTACCACCTGTGTACCACCTTACTGTACTCCTGGAGCTCAGGCATAGCACAGTCGACCACATACTTTTGTAACAAGGCCTGACACGGTATGTTGGTTTACATGTGCctctttattaatcttttgCCTATCTCACACCTACTATGATGTTTAGACACAGTAGATACAGTGtacttccttcacctttacttGATATATCCACCAGTGAACCCTTACCAGATAtgagaccaagttttttttgcaagaggggaagctggccaagggcaataaaggattaaaaaaaaaaagacccacttcgAATGCCAGTTACCTTAAAGATTAAAATACAATTAACCAAATgtcaaggacaaatgtctttaaacttccctcttaaaagaattcaagtcataggaagatggaaatacagaagcaggcagggagttccagagtttaccagtgaaaggtatgaatgattgagagtactgtttaactcttgcattagagaattggacagaatagggatgagaggaagaagaaagccttgtgcagcaaagcagcaggaggagaggaggcatgcagttagcaagatcagtagagcagttagcatgaaaatagcgataaaagatagtaagagatgcaacattttggtggtgagatagagactgaagacagtcagtcagaggagaagagtcgatgagatgaaaagcttttgattccaccctatcaaacaaaactgtgtgagtggaaatgcccccaaacatgtgaagagtactccattaAAGAATggataaggctcttgtacagagttaacagttggaagggcgagaaaaactagtCATGATGCCTGAGAACAttcaacttcatagaagctgttttagcaagaaaagagatgtgatatttccagtttagattatgagtaaaggacaggctgaggatattcagtgtagaaaagGAAGACTGTTGAttgtcaatgaagaagaggagatagttgtctggaaggttgtgttgagtttatagatggaggaattgattttttaggtattgaacactactaagttttctctgcctctatcagaagtcaggctttctgtggtgtccctgcgtgatctgttgacttcttgaAGGATTCGTCAtttctgaaaggatgtggaaagatgtagggtggtatcatctgcgtaggagtggatagggcaagaagtttggttaagaagatcattaatgaataacagaaagagagtgtATGACagtacagaaccctgaggaacactactgttaatagattttggagaacagtggccttctaccatggctgcaatagaacggttggaaaggaaacttgaggtaaagttccagagagaaggtagaaaccataggagggcagttttgatatCAAAACTTTATCacaagcttttgatatgtctaatgtgaaagcaaaagtttcactgaaatctctaaaagaagatgaccaagactcagtagggaatgccagatcaccagtagagcgaccttgaaggaagccatactggtgatcagatagaagtttatgaagtgacagatgtttcagaatcttcctattgaggatagattagaaaactttagacaagcaagagattaaagctatagggttgCAGTTTGAgcgattagaatggtcaccctttttagtaacaggctgaatgtaggcaaacttccagcacataggaaaggtagaagtcgataggtaTAGTTGAAGGAGTTTGGCCTGGCGGTGCAATCACAGAagtacagtttttgagaacaataggagggtcCCCACCAGGTCCATAAGCCCTCCGAAAGTTTACGGCAGCAAGGGTAtggaaaaacatcattacgaagaattttaattgaaggcataaaatagtcagagggaggaagagagggagggagaagcccagaatcatccaaagtggagCTGttggcaaaggtttgagagaagacttcagctttagagacagataaaatggcagtggtgccatcagaatgaaaggatgaaataaaggagggaaagatgaaaaagtaaagttattggagatgattTTGGCCAGATGTCAGAAATCTTGAggagagttggagtttgaaatattttgcattttatgAAAGAGTATTTGGCTCTCACTATTGTTGCTTTCCACATATCTTTGTCACATAATTGTTCTTGGATGCTACATAGTCATTCCTCTCATTCAGTCATCTATCCTAAGTATGATCTTCCTCTCAATCTTTCACCACATACAcctgttgttttctttacttatttgttctttattcCCTCCACATGCCCAAACTATCTTAACTTAACACACACCAAGCCGACTCTTTCAAATCAgtaattttcttcctgtttagaatcacacacacacacacacacacacacacacacacacacacacacacacacacacacacacacacacacacacacacacacacacacacacacacacggcccggtagctcagtggttagagcactggcttcacaagccagaggactggggttcgattccccgaccgggtggagatatttgggtgtgtctcctttcacgtgtagcccctgttaacctagcaatgagtaggtatgggatgtaaatcgaggagttgtgaccttgttgtcccggtgtgtggtgtgtgcctggtctcagacttatcccaagatcggaaataatgagctctgagctcgttccgtagggtaacgtctggctgtctcgtcagagactgcagcagatcaaacagtgaaaaaacagtgaattacacacacacacacacacacacacacacacacacacacacacacacacacacacacacacacacacacacacacacacaccaggaaagggatatgcaattgaaatacaataaatttatggatttgtataactctgctgtgaaaaagtttgtgccatattacagaaagaggacttcaaataataaacagtggtttaatagaaattgtgaagaagcaaaaagaacaaagaaaaggcatagaagaaacttaagaaaaacagtgatgtattatcaagagaagtttacaaaacagcaaggaatagatatgttgaagtaaggagaacagcacagaaggaatatgaacagagagtggtggaaaactgtgatagtgacccaaaaatgttttacaaattcataaatggaaaactaaatataagggaggcaatagaaaaggtaaaaatgggaagaagtatatgaggatgctggagatatagctgaaattttgaacgacaacttttgcaaagtgtttacaaaggaggagcattttatgggaggaaggcctacggaaataaagcaaatgcaggacatcatggttactaaggaagatgtaaggaaaattataagcaatctggatattaataaatcaatggggcctgatggcatatctgggaggttgctaaatgaatgtaaggatcaattgttgaaccccgtatttgatattgtggaaacctccatacgaacaggattagtcccgaaagagtggaaaagagctgacattgtgcctatatataagaatggtagtagaatggaaccgctaaattatagaccagtatcgttgactagtatattgtgcaaggtatgtgaagaagtaattaaagctaagtggagtgagtatctagaaagtgaaaacattctgagtgaaagacagtttggtttcagaaaaggaagatcgtgtatccaatttattatgtttttattcaagagtgactgacatactacaacatagagagggatgggtggatgctatctacctggacttgagaaaggcctttgataaagtaccacacaatagactgatgtggaaactaaagaagattggaggagtaaatgataaactagcaaaatggatggaaaattacttaatgggaagagaaatgagaacagtggtgagaggaaggaagtccgagtggaagaaggtaaccagtggagttccacaagggtcagtgcttggtcccatcatgtttttgatttatgttaatgatatgccagtaggaattgacagttacatgaacatgtttgcggacgatactaaaattatgaggagagtaaagaatgtggaagattgtaacaagttacaggaagatcttgataaaatatatgagtggagtaaggagtggcagatggaatttaatatagacaagacccatgttatgaaaatgggaagtagatacagaccaaactgggattacaggctgggtgatgagaaaattaaagagaccaatgaggagaaagacttaggagtaactgcaaaacactttgtcaccggagaaacacattaacaagattttttggaaaacatataacatgcttcaaa
The window above is part of the Portunus trituberculatus isolate SZX2019 chromosome 38, ASM1759143v1, whole genome shotgun sequence genome. Proteins encoded here:
- the LOC123515129 gene encoding uncharacterized protein LOC123515129 isoform X2 is translated as MPSSTFYMFVWTVRKLERLSVTVGQCWTRNVNHNFIKLLLNGTRPCSRCTGEVCFFQSYKQPVPTIMTKTFMEPGGSRFTSTLMILARIALHTSVNKRGPSHTLLYAPTHCRNREQDCQTLRIFQAFKAAHAQNYIVQQRIRENVLVTLKNKARELCSNYRRLCKEGETDSQKFNEALNNNERLAHHQKEIFASASPAPIQKAVLEDISRMNDSVSKLWNKVDHFQQVEESTWKVLCSLIDGSTSLTHINGSVYSPQVPEIVYKTHANAINKLKLQGLYCEGKLNLLSLVQYSNLALTSLLDTFHNTHSHTHTESLDKIRAQSGQVTSLDETMNHLTDNLNTLLPSFNQSFSSSFLSTSSLLTFEKTALGKPQLCPPTPPFTLLNKPMPMNTTHVPLRLTPSVQQPPPRQVKDGFNLTPRKLLCDMGMIYASRKSPKANVMYSASTHKEDSIMVIESIKEDTSEQGLSMEMLIPDLRGQYQQKKELTLLSNDPRTYQKQRGIGHSFSKRCTEKYVEKKVKAPIKLLSETIQDMKNLGTPEETQDMKCSMDPVESHDDSLIDRLANGIAEELSKCDGSRSKEVLNSWNETGCKDSPLKSASTEISKNSDALSDAIQDMNIIKKFEKLDISKECPPNTVFQLNCRQADVQFQIKNHDYLPLSTPNKQNGPLSEHQGHLADVTLIPKILQDNKSLERNTSNSLKSLCTSHEMVAGGSPFSDQRSCVTSEERNGSVLRLERRWQDSTPNLQERLHFVTQTPVKDNWSPVRTKIPSRFDGLDVSPQSNCFVSSIPSDISCENRNLGELRYHSKAKLDFLLKLQNSSHKYNTLLSQENPRVTTSKPSFMSYVENLRNSQKTISSEEKHKAEGNNSQNVLCNSNTEYKVPDTYSNGWPETVSKEYYDNFSRMQTLLDLDEDTIIDINSSKHVKDWLEQDEVFVSAEDAGQQFEAERRQSLSLLPEASVFDTVTDSILSGEMDVALLTDKNVNKQIRRESLSSRRQSVANMRRLSLESLKHPLGSPSFLSEDFSGILGVFGELKHGSRAAAKAFGPPLTEKIANIWRHQENRLNSTRKDICFLLVCAARLFLTVRICLNTLKNIFFLSLTC